One Cucurbita pepo subsp. pepo cultivar mu-cu-16 chromosome LG07, ASM280686v2, whole genome shotgun sequence genomic region harbors:
- the LOC111798374 gene encoding pentatricopeptide repeat-containing protein At3g56550, giving the protein MSKEKAIITLLQGCNSLNKLRKIHAHVLVSGLRHHVAINNKLLNFCAISVSGSLAYAQLLFHQMECLQTEAWNSIIRGFAQSSSPIDAVVYYNQMVCASFSSPDTFTFSFVLKACERLKAERKCKEIHGTIIRCGYDGDVIICTNLVKCYAAMGSVCIAQQVFDEMPVRDLVAWNAMISCFSQQGLHGEALQVYNQMRSENVDVDGFTLVGLISSCAHLGALNIGVQMHRFAREKGLVESLYVGNALIDMYAKCGSLDQAIFIFDRMHRKDIFTWNSMIVGYGVHGRGTEAIFCFERMLEARMQPNSITFLGLLCGCSHQGLVQEGVKYFNLMSSKFRLRPEVKHYGCLVDLYGRAGKLEKALETIQNSSPNDPVLWRILLGSCKIHKNVGVGEIAMNNLSELGATNAGDCILLATIYAGVNDTAGVASMRKTIKSQGIKTSPGWSWIEIGEQVHKFVVDDKSHRDSIEVYEKLREVLHQASLFGYVRDAETLKTSSTYHSEKLAIAFGLARTADGTPIRIVKNLRVCRDCHSFMKAVSVAFDREIIVRDRVRFHHFKGGQCSCNDYW; this is encoded by the coding sequence ATGTCAAAGGAGAAAGCCATTATCACTCTCTTGCAAGGCTGCAACAGCCTCAACAAGCTTCGAAAGATCCACGCCCATGTTCTTGTTAGCGGCCTCCGCCATCACGTCGCCATTAACAACAAGCTTTTGAACTTCTGTGCCATCTCCGTTTCAGGTTCCCTTGCTTATGCCCAGCTTCTCTTCCATCAAATGGAGTGCCTACAAACCGAAGCCTGGAACTCCATCATCAGAGGCTTTGCGCAGAGTTCATCTCCCATTGACGCCGTTGTTTATTACAATCAAATGGTTTGTGCCTCTTTCTCTTCCCCTGATACATTCACTTTCTCATTTGTGCTCAAAGCATGTGAAAGACTCAAGGCTGAGCGTAAGTGTAAAGAAATTCATGGCACTATAATCCGCTGTGGTTATGATGGGGATGTTATTATTTGTACCAATCTTGTCAAATGCTATGCTGCAATGGGGTCCGTTTGTATTGCCCAACAGGTGTTCGACGAAATGCCTGTGAGAGACTTGGTTGCTTGGAATGCTATGATTTCGTGCTTTTCCCAACAGGGTTTGCACGGGGAGGCATTGCAAGTGTACAATCAGATGAGAAGTGAAAATGTGGATGTAGATGGGTTTACCCTTGTTGGGTTGATTTCTTCATGTGCTCATCTTGGAGCCTTGAATATTGGGGTTCAGATGCATAGATTTGCTCGTGAAAAGGGTCTTGTAGAGAGTCTTTATGTTGGAAATGCGTTGATAGATATGTATGCTAAATGTGGTAGTTTAGATCAAGCCATTTTTATCTTTGATAGAATGCATAGGAAGGACATATTCACTTGGAACTCAATGATTGTTGGGTACGGAGTACACGGTCGAGGGACTGAAGCTATATTTTGCTTCGAACGGATGTTAGAAGCAAGAATGCAACCGAACTCCATCACGTTTTTGGGTTTACTTTGTGGATGTAGTCATCAAGGCTTAGTTCAAGAAGGtgttaaatatttcaatttgatGAGCTCCAAGTTTAGGCTAAGACCTGAGGTTAAACACTACGGATGCCTCGTGGATTTATACGGTCGAGCtgggaagctcgaaaaggcACTTGAAACTATACAGAATTCATCACCGAATGATCCGGTTTTGTGGCGAATCTTACTTGGCTCTTGCAAAATCCATAAAAATGTGGGTGTAGGAGAAATTGCCATGAACAATCTCTCTGAGCTTGGAGCTACAAATGCAGGGGATTGTATATTGCTGGCTACGATCTATGCCGGAGTGAACGATACAGCTGGTGTTGCGAGTATGAGAAAAACGATCAAGAGCCAAGGGATAAAGACTAGCCCAGGTTGGAGTTGGATTGAAATTGGGGAACAAGTTCATAAATTTGTGGTTGATGACAAGTCCCATCGTGATTCCAttgaagtttatgaaaagttgaGGGAAGTTCTTCATCAAGCTTCCTTGTTTGGATATGTAAGAGATGCAGAGACTTTGAAGACTTCCTCTACATATCATAGTGAGAAACTTGCCATTGCATTTGGATTGGCAAGAACTGCAGATGGGACACCGATACGTATCGTTAAAAACCTTAGAGTTTGCAGAGATTGTCATTCGTTCATGAAGGCTGTCTCGGTGGCGTTCGACAGAGAAATAATCGTTCGAGATCGGGTTCGGTTCCACCATTTCAAGGGTGGCCAATGTTCTTGCAATGACTACTGGTGA
- the LOC111798161 gene encoding probable U3 small nucleolar RNA-associated protein 11, giving the protein MSSLKNAVPKRPYKERAQPNFRKKFGLLEKHKDYVERAKAYHKKEDTLRKLKEKAAFKNPDEFYFKMIKTRTVDGVHRPESQVNKYTAEQLMLMKTQDAGYILQKVQSEKRKIEKLTATLHSLDNQPSNKHIYFAEDREEANEIQSRSSKGRSVASSEAVPDSIKRKTISSYKELEARRSRVSELEKLYMDMTLQQELMKKGRKRKLREDELANPTSKPVYKWRAERKR; this is encoded by the exons ATGTCGTCCTTAAAGAATGCGGTTCCTAAACGGCCTTACAAGGAGAGAGCTCAGCC GAATTTTCGGAAGAAATTTGGGCTTCTTGAGAAGCATAAAGACTATGTCGAGCGTGCTAAGGCTTATCATAAGAAGGAAGATACTTTACGG AAACTTAAAGAGAAAGCAGCATTCAAGAATCCAGATGAGTTTTACTTTAAGATGATTAAGACGAGAACAGTTGACGGAGTCCATAGACCAGA GAGTCAAGTAAATAAGTATACTGCAGAGCAACTCATGTTGATGAAGACCCAAGATGCAGGGTATATACTTCAGAAAGTGCAGAGTGAGAAAAGG AAAATCGAAAAACTGACAGCCACGTTGCATTCGCTTGATAATCAGCCATCAAATAAGCATATTTACTTTGCTGAAGACAG GGAGGAGGCCAATGAAATTCAATCTCGCTCTTCCAAAGGTAGATCAGTGGCATCTTCTGAGGCAGTTCCGGACAGTATTAAAAG GAAAACCATTTCGTCTTACAAAGAACTGGAGGCAAGGAGGAGTAGAGTCAGTGAATTGGAGAAACTTTATATGGATATGACACTGCAACAGGAATTAATG AAAAAGGGTCGCAAACGTAAACTCCGGGAAGATGAGCTCGCCAATCCAACTTCAAAACCTGTATACAAGTGGAGGGCAGAACGAAAGCGATAA